CCTCGCAAGGTCTCGAATTCGCAAGGGCGTCTCGCCGCGCAACGCTACGACTGACTCCTCAAGGTCTTTGGTATTCTTTACAAATCCCACACCCCGAATCACGTATTCGATCTGATTGATCTCCATGGTCCGCGCGCCCACATCGAGATTGGATTCGCGCACGGCTTTGGCGACCTCTTGAATGGAGATATCGTTTGCGCGCAGCGCCTCGGGGCTGACATCGATTTGATATTCGCGCACGTGCCCACCCACGGACGCCACCTCGGCCACGCCATCCACCGCGAGTAGCGCGTAACGCACCGTCCAATCCTGAACGCTTCGGAGCTCGTGCAGGTCCCAGCCGCCCACAAGTTTGGAATCCGGTCCAGGCGTGTGCCCCTCAAGCGTGTACCAAAACACCTGTCCAAGCGCCGTGGCATCGGGACCAAGCATCGGATTGACTCCGCCTGGAAGCAGACCTTCACTCAAGGAATTGAGTTTTTCGAGCACGCGTGAGCGGGACCAGTAAAACTCGACGCCTTCCTCGAAGATCACATAGATGCTCGAGAAGCCGAACATCGAGTAGGAGCGCACGGTGCGAACGCCCGGAATGCCCAGGAGTGCCGTAGTGAGTGGGTAGGAAATCTGGTCTTCAATGTCGCGTGGGCTGCGGCCCGGCCACTCGGTGAACACGATCTGCTGGTTTTCGCCGATATCCGGAATCGCATCTACGGGGACGGGATCTCGTGGAAAGTCGGAATCCCACGCAAAGGGCATGGTGTAGAGCCCGCCAAACACGAGGAGGCCCATCAGAATCAGGACGATGAGCTTATTCTCGATGAAAAAGCCGAGCGTGGTTTTCCAGGCGTTCATTTCGCCACCTGTTCCACGAGGTACGCTCCCGTGTTGACGGACTCCTCGATCTCCCCGCACATGCGCATCGTGGCGCCAAAGTAGGCGTTATCGATCTTGCCTTCTTCCTGAATCCACGAGGCGCCACGGTTGTTGAAGGCCATCGGGCAATGGGCCAACGCGAGTGATTTTTCGGTGGGATTCCCAAAGATTTTGAGAAGTCGTTCGATGGCTGCGCTCATCGGCTCAAACGGCGCGCGTGCGCCCTCGAGCGTAGTGGAGTTCCCGAGTGAACGCGCGGAGTAGAGGAGTTCATCACGGACGGATTTCCACGCCGCCGCGAAAAGCTGACGGTCGGCATTCCCCATGCCGATGGCCTCAACGGCATTGAGCATCGTCTGGTTGGCGGCGATCGCATCGGAGTGGGAATCTTCAGCCAGCGCCTTTTGAATCTGGAGATAGGCGTCTACTACCGCGGCGAGCTGGGTCTTTTCGTCGGCGTTGATTTCGACCACGTCGTCGAGCGGGTTCTCTTGCGTATCGTCGGCATAGGACATCATGCTCAACCCCCCCCGGATCTGCAGATCCGCATCGAGCGCAAACGCACCGTGAATCACCACGCGCTCAGCCTCTTGAAGCCCGGCCACAACCGGGTAGACCGAGCCCATTTTGGGGCCCAGACGCACCTCACGGGAGGCGTAGGTAGGGACGTCCCGACCTGGCACCTCCACGTAAACGATGCTGCGGCGGCCGGTGAAAATTGGGGCCGTTTCGGGAATCACGAGAGGAGCCGCGCCATCGCCGGAGCGCTCCACGGAGGCCTGAGCATACATGCCGGGCAGGAGTCGGCCGTCTGGGTTCTGGACTTCGACTCGGACCTTCGCCACACGGCGGCTCGCGTCGAGCACGGGATCGATGAATGCGATCTCGCCCTCATAAGCTTCCGGCAGACCATTGAACTCCAGTTTGACCCGTTGGCCGAGCTCCAGAAGTGCGAGGTCGGCCTCGTAGGCTTCGAGCTGGACCCAGACCGTGTTTAAGTTTGAAAGCTCGTAGAGCGGCTGTCCGGCACTGATATACGAGCCTTCCGCGGCGAGCCTCTCCACAACGGTACCCGCAAACGGGCTTCGAATCTGAATCTGCGTTCTAGGACTCGACTCGCCCTCCATCTTCTGAATCTCTGTGTCAGGGACGCCAAGTAACCTGAGCTTGGTGCGCGCCGCCTCGAGCGTGGTTTGCGCACCGCGCCGCGCCAGATCCGAAGCATCTTTGAGCCCCTCGACCTGCGCACGCGCCACAACAAGCTCACGATGCGCGGCATAAACCTCCGGACTATAGAGCGTGGCAATCGTCTGGCCTCGCCGGATTTTCTGACCGGTCACTGTGACGTGGAGTTTGTCGATTCGACCGCCGATCCAGGCTGTGACCATGCGTTTGGACGACTCGTCTTCGTAAACCTGACCAAGTAGGCGAAGCCGCGAAGACTCGTCCAGAGCGCGCAGTACCGGGGCCGTGCGGATGCGAGCCATCTTGAGTGCGTGTTCGCTGAATTCAACCTCATTCGGAGCGAGCTCAGTTCCACCGGGCTTAAGCGGGATGAGGTCCATGGCACAAATCGGGCAAAGACCCGGCTCGTTTTGTTTGACCTGTGGGTGCATCGAACAGGTCCACACCGTGCCATCTTCTTCAGCGTGGGCGTGCTCGTCGTGCTCTTCTTTCTCAGGGCTCGCGATGGAATAGCCGATGGCAAAAGCCAAAATCAGTCCAAGGACTACGGCCACTCGTTTGAGCCTGAATTTCTCGATCCATTGCTTCATGGCTCATTTCCTTGATGTAGTTCGGGGGCCCATTCTTTGAGTTCAATCCACGCGGATTGGTGTCGGGCTTTGAGTTCAATCAGCTTGAGTTTGAGCTCTACGAGGTCTCTCTGGGCCAGCAACAAAGCGGTCACGCTGCCGTCTTGCTC
This Microvenator marinus DNA region includes the following protein-coding sequences:
- a CDS encoding efflux RND transporter periplasmic adaptor subunit is translated as MKQWIEKFRLKRVAVVLGLILAFAIGYSIASPEKEEHDEHAHAEEDGTVWTCSMHPQVKQNEPGLCPICAMDLIPLKPGGTELAPNEVEFSEHALKMARIRTAPVLRALDESSRLRLLGQVYEDESSKRMVTAWIGGRIDKLHVTVTGQKIRRGQTIATLYSPEVYAAHRELVVARAQVEGLKDASDLARRGAQTTLEAARTKLRLLGVPDTEIQKMEGESSPRTQIQIRSPFAGTVVERLAAEGSYISAGQPLYELSNLNTVWVQLEAYEADLALLELGQRVKLEFNGLPEAYEGEIAFIDPVLDASRRVAKVRVEVQNPDGRLLPGMYAQASVERSGDGAAPLVIPETAPIFTGRRSIVYVEVPGRDVPTYASREVRLGPKMGSVYPVVAGLQEAERVVIHGAFALDADLQIRGGLSMMSYADDTQENPLDDVVEINADEKTQLAAVVDAYLQIQKALAEDSHSDAIAANQTMLNAVEAIGMGNADRQLFAAAWKSVRDELLYSARSLGNSTTLEGARAPFEPMSAAIERLLKIFGNPTEKSLALAHCPMAFNNRGASWIQEEGKIDNAYFGATMRMCGEIEESVNTGAYLVEQVAK